From Acidimicrobiales bacterium, one genomic window encodes:
- a CDS encoding AAA family ATPase — protein MPYALVADLVLRRCLLEGKTNVTGLSNALALNAGLVDKIVQELREKKEIEVLGMVGRDYTLALTNHGQNHATDRLTQSRYAGACPVSLEQYRAVVAAQRLSVYVNREMLKTAFSDLVISDELLDDLGPALNANGAMFLYGPPGTGKTSIAERIVRISPDHVLVPKAIEVDGQIISVYDSTVHIPADSQPEDLDPRWILCHRPRVVVGGELVGSMLDLTFDKTSGVYLAPLQMKANNGVMIIDDFGRQVLTPDQLLNRWIVPLDRRVDYLSLAYGVSFEVPFDVKVVLSTNLDPSDLGDEAFFRRIQTKIYIGAITEDSFDWILARVAHAMGVACDGESANYLRTLCIAEGGDLRPYLPADVCKLVKALALYEGVAPALDHHSIDRVLSLYYTRGLGAPGGYGKGSDASVEELAESMLPMDAPSAQVSTF, from the coding sequence GTGCCATACGCGCTCGTCGCCGATCTCGTCCTTCGCCGTTGCCTGCTCGAGGGGAAGACCAACGTCACCGGACTGTCGAATGCGCTCGCGCTCAACGCCGGTCTGGTCGACAAGATCGTCCAGGAACTCCGAGAGAAGAAGGAGATCGAGGTTCTCGGGATGGTGGGGCGTGACTACACGCTCGCGCTGACCAACCACGGCCAGAACCACGCCACCGATCGACTGACCCAGTCCCGCTACGCCGGCGCCTGCCCTGTCTCACTGGAGCAGTATCGAGCGGTCGTGGCCGCCCAGCGCCTTTCGGTCTACGTGAACCGTGAGATGCTGAAGACGGCGTTCTCCGATCTCGTGATCTCCGACGAACTGCTCGACGATCTCGGCCCTGCACTCAACGCCAACGGCGCGATGTTCCTCTACGGCCCCCCGGGCACCGGCAAGACCTCCATCGCCGAGCGCATCGTGCGGATCAGCCCGGACCATGTGCTGGTGCCGAAGGCGATCGAGGTCGATGGCCAGATCATCAGCGTCTACGACTCGACGGTGCACATCCCCGCCGACTCCCAGCCCGAGGACCTCGATCCGCGCTGGATCCTCTGTCATCGGCCGCGGGTGGTGGTCGGTGGTGAACTCGTCGGTTCGATGCTCGACCTGACGTTCGACAAGACCAGCGGCGTGTATCTCGCTCCTCTGCAGATGAAGGCCAACAACGGTGTGATGATCATCGACGACTTCGGTCGCCAGGTGCTCACTCCGGACCAGCTGCTCAACCGTTGGATCGTGCCGCTCGATCGGCGAGTCGACTATCTGTCGCTCGCCTACGGCGTCAGCTTCGAGGTGCCCTTCGACGTGAAAGTCGTGCTCTCGACCAACCTCGACCCCTCCGATCTCGGCGACGAGGCGTTCTTTCGTCGGATCCAGACGAAGATCTACATCGGCGCCATCACCGAGGATTCCTTCGACTGGATCCTGGCGCGGGTCGCCCATGCGATGGGCGTCGCCTGCGACGGCGAGTCGGCCAACTATCTCCGGACGCTGTGCATTGCCGAGGGCGGCGATCTCCGCCCCTACCTCCCGGCCGACGTGTGCAAGCTCGTCAAGGCACTGGCGCTCTACGAGGGCGTCGCGCCGGCCCTCGATCACCATTCGATCGACCGGGTGCTCAGCCTGTACTACACGCGCGGTCTCGGGGCGCCCGGTGGCTACGGCAAGGGCAGTGACGCATCGGTGGAAGAACTCGCCGAGTCGATGTTGCCGATGGACGCGCCGTCGGCGCAGGTCAGCACCTTCTGA
- a CDS encoding ATP-binding cassette domain-containing protein: MIEFLGFQFGQQDLVIGLITGLSYAALAAGFVLVYRSTGVLNFAHGEIGFFGLALFVMMVVNYGVSWWLAFFVAVIGTSVIGMLVELIVVRRLFTSPRLVLLIATIGVGQILTLARVAWIPDITAGGPIPTAFTASWNPTDDISLAARELVVLLVVPLLILLLALFMTRTKFGLAVRASADNADTARVYGTSPRRVSTIVWTIAAGFAAVTAILTAPFTIFSAAAVDDTGNLLVEQLLLRVLVVSLLARMRSLPGVVAAGLAVGVVEKFVRENVENGDIVNAWMFVAVLAAVLWVVRGERQDGWSLSPANRPIPERLRGVWWVRNINGLGLAVLFAGLALVPVFVTSSGGISIWTQIVLFAMVALSLSILTGWAGQLSLGQFAFVGVGALSTVAFTKGHDIPIPFDLFDASLTAPWGVALVLSVAMGVIGALLIGLPALRVRGLFLAVTTLAFAVAASSWLFDQSFFSGGTSFPRPPRPPSFLGLDFGASRRSLYLLCLVALIVVSWIASRVRASGIGRTLIAVRDNEEMAAASTVSPARAKLSAFAISGGISALAGSLFVISAGSLSPGTDFAPAQSLKVIVMAIIGGLGSVAGPILGALWILGIGEITPERLRNLQQLLTSNIGLLVLLMYFPGGLLQLVHAGRDGLLRVADRRYTAAEDAVGEPAVRKTVPVPTTGKDKPAIDGPALSVHNITVRFGGNVAVDNVTFDVAPGELVGLIGTNGAGKSTLMNAISGFVPSEGVVEVLGVDVSSKSAAARHRLGLGRGFQAARIYPELTVREALMVALEARQQSLLVPSMLGMPPSPGHERTKRTEADEIIDYLGLGRYADQVIGALSTGTRRIVELGSLLAVDARVLLLDEPTGGVAQRETEAFGPLIKKIQQELEASVVVIEHDMPLVMSISDRVYCLESGSVIAEGVPEDVRNDPLVIASYLGTDERAIQRSGTTD, encoded by the coding sequence ATGATCGAGTTCCTCGGCTTCCAATTCGGCCAACAGGACCTGGTGATCGGGCTGATCACCGGCCTGAGCTACGCCGCGCTCGCCGCGGGGTTCGTGCTGGTCTATCGATCGACGGGCGTACTCAACTTCGCGCACGGCGAGATCGGTTTCTTCGGCCTTGCCCTGTTCGTGATGATGGTCGTGAACTACGGCGTCAGCTGGTGGCTCGCCTTCTTCGTCGCTGTCATCGGCACCTCGGTCATCGGGATGTTGGTCGAACTGATCGTCGTGCGAAGACTCTTCACCTCGCCGCGGCTGGTCTTGCTGATCGCCACGATCGGCGTCGGCCAGATCCTGACGCTGGCGCGAGTGGCCTGGATCCCCGACATCACTGCCGGTGGTCCGATCCCGACGGCGTTCACCGCCAGCTGGAACCCGACCGATGACATCTCGCTGGCGGCCCGAGAGCTGGTCGTACTGCTCGTGGTCCCACTCCTGATCCTGTTGTTGGCGCTGTTCATGACGCGCACCAAGTTCGGCCTCGCAGTGAGGGCATCGGCCGACAACGCCGACACCGCTCGCGTCTACGGAACCTCGCCGCGGCGGGTCTCCACGATCGTCTGGACGATCGCCGCCGGCTTCGCCGCGGTCACGGCCATCCTCACGGCCCCGTTCACGATCTTCAGTGCGGCGGCCGTCGACGACACGGGCAACCTGCTCGTCGAACAGCTGTTGTTGCGGGTGCTGGTCGTCTCGCTACTGGCCCGGATGCGTTCGCTCCCCGGGGTGGTCGCCGCCGGCCTCGCCGTCGGCGTGGTGGAGAAGTTCGTCCGTGAGAACGTCGAGAACGGCGACATCGTCAACGCCTGGATGTTCGTCGCCGTCCTGGCCGCCGTGCTGTGGGTGGTTCGTGGTGAACGCCAGGACGGCTGGTCGCTCTCGCCCGCCAACCGACCGATTCCCGAACGCCTGCGCGGGGTGTGGTGGGTTCGCAACATCAACGGCCTCGGCCTCGCCGTGCTGTTCGCCGGTCTCGCCCTCGTGCCGGTGTTCGTCACGTCGTCGGGGGGCATCTCGATCTGGACCCAGATCGTGCTGTTCGCGATGGTGGCGCTCTCGTTGTCGATCCTCACCGGCTGGGCCGGCCAGCTGTCGCTCGGTCAGTTCGCGTTCGTGGGTGTCGGGGCGTTGTCCACCGTTGCCTTCACCAAGGGTCACGACATCCCCATCCCCTTCGACCTGTTCGACGCGAGTCTGACGGCGCCGTGGGGAGTGGCGCTGGTGCTCTCGGTTGCCATGGGGGTGATCGGTGCGTTGCTGATCGGCTTGCCCGCGTTGCGCGTCCGCGGCCTGTTCCTCGCGGTGACGACCCTGGCGTTCGCCGTCGCCGCGAGCTCCTGGCTGTTCGACCAGTCCTTCTTCAGTGGCGGCACCAGCTTCCCGCGGCCGCCCCGGCCCCCGTCGTTCCTCGGTCTCGACTTCGGCGCATCCCGCCGCAGCCTCTACCTGCTGTGCCTCGTCGCCCTGATCGTTGTCTCGTGGATCGCGAGCCGGGTGCGCGCGTCGGGCATCGGCCGCACGCTGATCGCCGTGCGCGACAACGAGGAGATGGCCGCCGCATCGACGGTGTCGCCGGCCCGGGCCAAGCTGTCGGCGTTCGCGATCTCCGGCGGTATCAGCGCGCTGGCCGGCTCGCTGTTCGTGATCTCCGCCGGTTCGTTGTCGCCGGGTACCGACTTCGCTCCCGCCCAGTCGCTCAAGGTCATCGTGATGGCGATCATCGGCGGACTCGGCTCCGTCGCCGGGCCGATCCTCGGCGCGTTGTGGATCCTCGGCATCGGTGAGATCACCCCCGAACGTCTCCGCAACCTCCAGCAGTTGCTCACCTCCAACATCGGCCTGCTGGTCCTGCTGATGTACTTCCCCGGCGGTCTGCTCCAGCTCGTCCACGCCGGCCGTGACGGCCTGCTGCGGGTCGCCGATCGGCGCTATACGGCGGCGGAGGATGCCGTCGGCGAGCCCGCGGTGCGAAAGACGGTGCCGGTGCCGACGACGGGGAAGGACAAGCCCGCGATCGACGGTCCTGCACTCTCCGTGCACAACATCACCGTTCGTTTCGGCGGAAACGTCGCCGTCGACAACGTCACATTCGACGTCGCCCCGGGAGAACTCGTCGGCCTCATCGGCACCAACGGCGCAGGCAAGTCGACGCTCATGAACGCGATCAGCGGATTCGTTCCGTCGGAGGGCGTCGTCGAGGTGCTCGGCGTCGACGTGTCGTCCAAGAGCGCCGCGGCCCGACATCGGCTCGGGCTCGGTCGCGGGTTCCAGGCGGCTCGCATCTATCCCGAGCTCACCGTCCGCGAAGCGTTGATGGTGGCGCTCGAGGCTCGTCAGCAGTCGCTGCTCGTGCCGTCGATGCTGGGCATGCCGCCGTCACCGGGCCACGAACGCACCAAGCGAACCGAAGCCGACGAGATCATCGATTATCTCGGGCTCGGCCGCTACGCCGACCAGGTGATCGGTGCGCTGTCGACCGGTACTCGTCGCATCGTCGAGTTGGGGTCGTTGCTGGCGGTCGACGCGCGGGTGCTGTTGCTCGACGAGCCGACCGGTGGTGTCGCTCAGCGGGAGACCGAGGCGTTCGGGCCGCTGATCAAGAAGATCCAGCAGGAGCTCGAAGCGTCGGTGGTCGTGATCGAGCACGACATGCCGCTGGTGATGTCGATCAGTGATCGTGTCTACTGCCTCGAGTCGGGAAGCGTGATCGCCGAGGGTGTGCCCGAGGATGTCCGCAACGACCCGCTGGTGATCGCCAGCTACCTCGGTACCGACGAGCGGGCGATCCAGCGGTCGGGCACGACCGACTGA
- a CDS encoding nuclear transport factor 2 family protein, which translates to MIHAVIDKWHAHLRGDLPGGLDELLHDDCVFWSPIVFSGQRGKDLTKLYLNAAGNVLPGESAGSSGAGKFRYVKEVLDGNHAVLEFETTTDGIAVNGVDIITCDDDGRIIEFKVMIRPLKAINKVHEQMAAMLEKLS; encoded by the coding sequence ATGATTCACGCGGTCATCGACAAGTGGCATGCCCACCTGAGAGGCGATCTCCCCGGCGGGCTCGACGAACTCCTCCACGACGACTGCGTCTTCTGGTCGCCGATCGTGTTCTCGGGCCAGCGGGGCAAGGACCTCACGAAGCTCTATCTGAACGCCGCCGGAAATGTTCTCCCCGGGGAGAGCGCAGGGTCGTCCGGGGCCGGGAAGTTCCGCTACGTCAAGGAGGTGCTCGACGGCAACCACGCAGTGCTGGAGTTCGAGACCACCACCGACGGCATCGCGGTGAACGGCGTCGACATCATCACGTGCGACGACGACGGCAGGATCATCGAGTTCAAGGTGATGATCCGACCGCTCAAGGCCATCAACAAGGTCCACGAGCAGATGGCCGCCATGCTCGAGAAGCTCTCCTGA
- a CDS encoding phosphoribosyltransferase family protein: MSEEREILDYSAYGTAVRELSQTVADDGYRPEMILAIARGGLFVAGSMGYALSVKNIYVMNCEYYTGVDERLPVPVMLPPYVDFVDMDDARILIADDVADTGHTLKMVYDFCVDRVAEVRTAVLYEKSHSLVKCDYVWKRTDQWINFPWSTEAPVVNAEDARHRVADA, translated from the coding sequence ATGAGTGAAGAGCGCGAGATCCTCGACTACTCCGCCTACGGCACCGCCGTGCGGGAGCTGTCCCAGACCGTCGCCGACGACGGCTACCGACCCGAGATGATCCTCGCCATCGCCCGCGGCGGTCTCTTCGTCGCCGGCTCGATGGGCTACGCCCTGTCGGTCAAGAACATCTACGTGATGAACTGCGAGTACTACACCGGCGTCGACGAACGCCTCCCCGTGCCGGTGATGCTGCCGCCCTATGTCGACTTCGTCGACATGGACGACGCCCGCATCCTCATCGCCGACGACGTCGCCGACACGGGCCACACGCTGAAGATGGTCTACGACTTCTGTGTCGACCGCGTGGCGGAAGTGCGCACCGCCGTGCTCTACGAGAAGTCCCACTCGCTCGTGAAGTGCGACTACGTGTGGAAGCGCACCGACCAGTGGATCAACTTCCCGTGGTCGACCGAGGCTCCGGTGGTCAACGCCGAAGACGCCCGCCACCGCGTCGCCGACGCCTGA
- a CDS encoding LLM class flavin-dependent oxidoreductase: protein MDFSFWPTTAQPWPSLLRGCRWAEAHGWHGVWVPDHFMANTPPGVEADEELAPWLEAWTSLAALAALVPRVRIGTMVAGNLYRHPAVVANMAGTIDEISGGRVVLGLGAGWQENEHARYGIDLSTPAGRSDRLEEACEMIRGLLDAPRTDFAGAHYALEGAPCEPSGHGRRIPLLVGGKGEKRTLRTVARHADEWNVWATPDEVVPMREVIAKWCDEVDRDPAEIRVTISAMTRFCDTAREREQVMGRLGNHGGLVGASTQEIVDAAGAYVEAGVDEMVVADFNLPLDRREEILGRLQTEVLDRFR, encoded by the coding sequence ATGGACTTCAGCTTCTGGCCCACGACCGCGCAACCGTGGCCATCCCTCCTGCGCGGGTGCCGATGGGCGGAGGCCCACGGTTGGCACGGGGTCTGGGTGCCGGACCATTTCATGGCCAACACGCCGCCGGGTGTGGAGGCCGACGAGGAACTGGCGCCATGGCTCGAGGCCTGGACGTCGTTGGCTGCTCTTGCCGCGCTCGTGCCCCGGGTTCGGATCGGCACGATGGTCGCCGGCAATCTCTACCGTCACCCTGCCGTGGTGGCGAACATGGCCGGCACGATCGACGAGATCTCGGGCGGTCGCGTGGTCCTCGGCCTCGGTGCCGGCTGGCAGGAGAACGAACACGCTCGCTACGGGATCGATCTGTCGACTCCGGCCGGACGTTCGGATCGCCTGGAAGAGGCCTGCGAGATGATCCGGGGTCTGCTCGACGCTCCCCGGACGGACTTCGCCGGGGCGCACTACGCCCTGGAGGGCGCGCCCTGTGAGCCCAGCGGTCACGGTCGCCGGATCCCGCTGCTGGTCGGCGGCAAGGGTGAGAAGCGCACGCTGCGCACGGTCGCTCGCCACGCCGACGAGTGGAACGTGTGGGCGACGCCCGATGAGGTCGTCCCGATGCGTGAGGTCATCGCCAAATGGTGCGACGAGGTCGACCGGGACCCGGCCGAGATCCGGGTCACCATCTCCGCCATGACGCGGTTCTGTGACACGGCTCGAGAACGTGAGCAGGTGATGGGTCGACTCGGCAACCATGGCGGACTCGTGGGCGCGAGCACACAGGAGATCGTCGACGCGGCCGGTGCCTACGTGGAGGCCGGTGTGGACGAGATGGTGGTCGCCGATTTCAACCTGCCGCTCGATCGTCGTGAGGAGATCCTCGGACGGCTCCAGACCGAGGTGCTCGACCGGTTTCGCTGA